The Hordeum vulgare subsp. vulgare chromosome 4H, MorexV3_pseudomolecules_assembly, whole genome shotgun sequence genomic interval TGAAAGGGTGCGTCGAGCAACAAGATCAGGCTCAAAAGGAACTGAATCCCCATTCACACTGACGCTGGTGTACAAAGGTGTTTGGATATTTCTTTGGAGGAAATCCGACTCACTTGTGGGTATTCGCTGGTCAAGATTACAATAACTATTACTTGGATCAACTCCGCTGCAATTCTGCCCACAAATGCTTACCTGGAGATTTTCAGCATATTTAACATCTTTATTAGCAGCCACACTGCCACTATTTTCACTTTGAAGCTGTTCTCTGACATTTGGATCAGCAACACTATCCACGGAATGGATTGTCTCCTTATCACCTTGCCTGGTGTTAGATAGTTCATAACGATTCCTATCTGATCTTGCAGCAAATAACAGCCTTTGATCCCACAAGTATGAATGGAAGAGTAACTGTCTCCTCAGCCTATTAATCTCGAGAATGTCTGGTTGACATTTCGGCacttcctttttcaaaactttattcAGACATCCCTAATTAGTAGAATTAGAAATCAATCAACTGACCTCATAAAAGTGCATACAACCAGCACTAGAGGAATGGAATGGTATCTTTTATGGCGCTTAAATCATTTCAAGGACCACTTACACAGAAGTTCTGGAACTTTCTAGTTGATTTCATGTTCAAACCAAGAAGGCTGACATGGTAGCACCTTTGTCTTTGTGTTTGTTATCACTAGATCTGTCCCCTACCTAATCTGTGTTgaagtatatgtggattgcctaaCCTTCTCCATCAGTTCCATCCTTTGGTTCAACTGGTTGGTGCATAAAAGCTATTGATATGATAAAAAAGCCAAGAGGTCTTGGATTCAAGTCTCGACTTTCACAATTCAAATAAAAATTGTTTGCCCTCTATCACATGTAGGCATTATCGAGACACACGTGAGTGTGAGTGTTTTAAGTATATGTGGATTTACCTAACCTTCTCCATCAGTTCTAAATGTTGGTGTATGAAACATAATATGGATAAGACCTAAACGTGGACAGAAAGATGGTGAGTAATTGAGTAATGTTTTTAATTCAAATTACAAAAGCACTCACACTCACGTGAGTAAATCCACATTGAAAGTTTCATATACTTGGCTCTGGAAGATTCATATTAATATTTGGGCACCTTAATATTTAAATTAAAGTTTCAAATTTGTAGACCCTAAACCCAAGATTTCTTAGCTGTGATACCATATTAAGTTTCATGCACCAACCAGTAGAAGCAAAAGTCCAAACTGATGGAGATGGTTGTGTAATCCAAACATACTTCAACAATGTGCACAAACTTACTAGTCATAAATATACCATTACCCAAAAGATTCATATTGCATTCTACGCACATGAAAGTTGGAAAcaaatgagtcgggtcttgttctctacaaagcaaaatgagttggGGCTTTAATGGTCACTGCTATATTTTGCTGAGTTGTACATCGACAGATGCTAGATTTTCTCAACCTTGTATGTGCATGTGGTATAGTTCAAGCCATCTGTCCATGACGTTGGAGCTGTCTAGTGGTGTGATTTTTTCATGTGTTGAAATTACAATTATGCTCTATTTTAATGGATATGTTACAAGAATGTGGTATCAAAAGGCAGCGCACCTCAAATTCTAACTTTTCCTTCCGAAACATGCCTTCAAGTTCAGCAATGTAATTGGTACATTCCACATTGAGAGAACTGCTGTGAGCCTTTTTCTCAGAGATCAGGTGTAAAGTACGTGATACTTCATCAAACAGAACCTTTGCCCGGTCAATAACCTGTCAAATTTGATCAAATGTTAGCCATTGAGGTGAAAACCGAACAGTTCTATGATAGCAAACTATTAAAAATGGAGAAATAACTTCAATATGTTTGAGAAAGGCAGAAACAGACACAATTTTTATGCAAACCAAGCCTACTATTGCTATACGATACATACCTCGTTTACTTCTTTCTGTATCCAGTCCAAAGGCTGGTGAGTAAAATAAAGTTTATGAGGTGGTACATGGACGGAATGAACATTAATAGGTGCATATCGGAAGCAAGCCACCATTTTTCCGAACCTATATAGAGAAGCAGATTATCAGAAACCAAGATGCCCAATCTGTTATAATTTAATATGAGATTCATGGCCAGTCTTCCGTGGTGCCTACTGACTAGGAAAGTAAACTGAGATTAATTCAGTCTGGAAAGGCAATCATCTGAACACAGCTTACCCATAGAATCGAAGGCAGTCCCTATGGAGAGAATGACCACAACTGGCTACCCTACTTGCAGCTGCATGATTTGAGAAGCTAAGCTCCAAAAATTTACCAAGTGACAAACCCCAAGCAGCATCAGACATGACAATCCTATGAGTAGCTGGTGGAAATCCATCACTCCAGGGGCACTTTAGACACCTGTGCCACATCCAAATTTTTCCATCCCGTTCTCCTGGTAAAACAACATCTGTAAGTTTTCTAACTGATATTGTTAAACTCCCCTGGCGATGAGTGTAGCAATGGACATGAGCTTCAGGTGGCTTATCACAGGATCGGCACTGATAGCCCTGTATAAATCATTGTAACTACTGTGAGACATGTGAAGAATAGAAACGAAGAAGTTAATGAAATTACACATACAGGAAACGAGAAGGAAGGGGAGAAAACCTGATCAAACAGGTAGTCACGCAAAAATCTTCCTAGAGGCTTGTCAAAGTTACCATAATACTTGATGCGTAACAACTGGGAACGCTCACAAATAGATCTTTTCCATACACAACGTATGGACAAAGAGACTAAGATGCTCTGATGGTCAGAAGGCACAATTTCTGTCTTATTTGATGTGATATCATTTCCTTGACTGGTTTCTTGATTTTGCACTGCAGGACTAGACATTGGTTGCACTGCCAACAAATTATTAGCATTGACGATTCTCACATTAGGCAAAGCATTTGAACCCTCTAATGGCTCCTTGAGATTAGAATAATTAGTAATATTTGTGCTGACTTGAGACGTGCTCTGATgattatttgtgttgattgaatcTGCTCTCACTGTCTTACCATCTGAACTGGTTGAATAATCAGCATGGTAATCACCAGAATACACACACTTTTTTCCTACAGTAGAATATATATGTGAAGGATCCGTGGGTACATCATGTGTCGTGATTGAAGACATGGATACAGAATCTGCAGTTGCAGTCACCTCTAATTTATCACCATTCCTGCTGTTAAAACTACAACCACTGGTACACGATGGTCCAAATGAATGAGAGTTGGCCTTTTGAGAAGTAAGGCAATCACTGTCTACTGGTGGTTCAACCACAGCTGTTCCACCTGGGTCAGTTGATATAACATTGTCTGTGCCCAGGTGCTCAAAACTATCAGTTGCCTGTCGGCTGTTGGAAATATTAATTGTGAAACCTGGCACCATCGAAATAGAGTTGTCTACAGTAGATCGCTTATCTGGTAAGGTTACAGTCAGTGGAGACCTCAAGGGAAATTCTGGCAGAGTGGCACCTTCATCTGCAAGGAAAGATGTTTCTAAGGCCAAGTGATATGCTGCAAATATGCCATACTGGACCACATGCTTAATTTTCTTTAGCTCATCCATGCTACCGCCTTTCAACAGAACCTGCAGGTCACAAAGGGTGAAATGATATTTTCAGGAAGATATTATGCATCTTGctgaaaaaattaaaataaaatgttCTGAAAGCCACCATCTCAAATAGGACTATCTTTTTTTAGAGAAAAAAATGTTAATGTTGTGACACTATTTGGTTTGCAATACATTCACAAGCAATGGTGATAAGCAAACAAGTTATTGTTACGACTTACGATCAACCTAATCCTAAGTAGCCCTATGTCTCTTTCTGTAAATAAAATAGTacatgcatttttggagctcaaCTGTCCACGAAAAAACAACAGGAAATAGTTATATCACTTACAGTGCAACCTAATGGCTTTGCGCATCCTTCAAAAAACATCATGTTCTTCAGCGTTTTCTTAGTCTTATTACCCGAAGTCACGGAATGTTCAATATGTTTGTCTACATGAAACAACTCACAATAACCAAGTTTCTGAGATGGTAAGAGATCAATGGAAGGAACTATCTGAGCACCTGTGCAACGAGCTATACGCTGCAATAGGGATTGCTTAATATTTAGAACTAGTGATATGTTCTTTTCTAGAAGCAAATCTTGAGCATAGCGAGAAACAGTATTCTCGACCAAAAGTAGATTAGGTTTTTGAGCTACAATCTTCGCGACCGCCATTTTAAGGTGATCTGTTTCCTGTATATCATAGAACAATACATGTAAGGTCAATGCAAGCTAAAGATTGCATAACAAGAAGCACGAAAAGGTTCGTGAACCTGCTGGAGCAATGTGTCAATACTTGACAGCTGATTCGTAACTCGATGATACTCAAGAGCTCCAGCAAGTAGAAGAAGGCGAGGTTTTTCTATTCTGGAAGTCATGCGCCTATGTGCGACATTCTTCTTACAGACTACTCCTTTCACAACAGTGCTGAAAGAAAATGGAGGACATGTTTCAGATAATATTCGAACTGTTATGTCTCGATGTAGCATCAAAGTCAACACTGCCCAATGCTATTAACGGGATGCACAGGATCACCATTTATTGAATGCAGACCCCATAAAGGGGGGAGGGGGGATATTTATAGATAAAGCTTCATGAAGTGTCAACCAGGATCTCAGTTGTAGCTACTTTGAGTCTAATGTATAAACAACAAGAGATATCTTACCTTTCACTACGGTGTCCACTTGCTAAACACTTAACTTTGACATATCCACCAGGATCCATGCCACCACCTTGGCTTGTGTCTGGTCTGAGGAAGTTTGCAGCTTCCCATGATACCGAAGTAACAATCTCCAACCAACCCATGTCATCACCTTCCTCTAATGTGATATTCTCCACCTGCAACAACTGAGAAATCAAAGCCCTGAAAtgtccgtcaacaacattcttcattACTTTCTTGTGTTCTTCAGTTGAGCGGTCTCTACTTCGAAattctccactaccgaagctacTTGATGATTGAAGGTAACACCGTCCACCATCAGATACAggctcgtcatcgtcatcgtcgtcatcaaacAAATCAGTTTCTAGCTCATCTTCTTTATCTTCTGGTTCCGGAGGAATCCAAAAATAATCATTCATCTCAAAATCCACTGAATTTGTATCTGCAGTTTCCAGAGCATAAATGGAGGATGCAGCCCCGCAGTCTGAACTATTATCAAGTTCTGGTTCATCCTCCACTTTGGTGACTGGCAATGTACTGGTGAATCCATGGTCAACAGCACAAGGTGATAACTCTTTTGGAATTACATTTACTCCAATGGTCTTTGATATTGTTGTTTTGTACgatgcatcaaactcatcaaaCTCATCTGAGCGGAAGTATTGGTTATTATGCTGTTTATGTTGCACCTGACTGTCAGAGCAGTAAGCACCAAACTCTTCATCTTCGTCGTCACTCCTGAAGAAGAATATGACATCACATGATGTGGCAGGAGTTTTTCAAGCAACATAACTTGTTAATTAGTCAAGTGCCACACAAGAAAATCAATACAATTTCATCTTAAATCTTCAGTAAACAAATTTTATCCTTTTCTGAAGCTACACTGATAGTAATTAAGAAAAACATACTGCATAATATGATATAGCGGGGTATTTAAGGAAAACAAACCATACTACACTACAATTTAACTGGGTAATGTTATAAGATGAGGTCTTATTCAGAATACCTGTTTGTGTAATAGCCAAACTGCATTAGGGTAGAGTCATCTCTGTTTGAAATAGTGGACATACTTATCTCAGGCACATGGCTGTCTTGCATACTGTGGGAAACTTTGTCTTGGGAAAATTTGGGAGGGGGAGGACCAATGTTGGAAGCACGAGCCATATGCTGATAATTTCCAGTAGAGTACGATGCAGCTGGTATGCTAACACTATTAATGGTGATAGTTGACTTTGTACTGAACAGGCTCGCCTCAGACAGGGAAGGGCTGAGCACCGGCAGTATCTGTTTGACAGCAGCAATTTGCTCTTGCTCCCATTGCTTAAAGCAAAAGTTGCAGACACGAATCCTGTCCCCCTCATCATTGCTTTTATCAGGGCCACTTGGAACTGGGACAGAATTCCCTGTGCACTTACCACAGAATATGCgcccacaacgacgacaatggtGCCTGCGGTTGAATATGGTGAACTGTGCATCACAGTCATAACACACTCGGCAACTGTGATCAGGCATCCAGAAGTCCCTGGAGACATTGTCCGGTTTCGACCGTCGAGGCAGCCATGATGTCAAAAGCTTAACTACATCAGCAAAAGTTCTATCAGAGGCCTCCATGGGTCGCTGCAATGGTACCACCTTGAAGAAATCCTCATAGTTGTATCCTCATCTGCTGCAAAAGAA includes:
- the LOC123448528 gene encoding 1-phosphatidylinositol-3-phosphate 5-kinase FAB1A-like isoform X1, coding for MEASDRTFADVVKLLTSWLPRRSKPDNVSRDFWMPDHSCRVCYDCDAQFTIFNRRHHCRRCGRIFCGKCTGNSVPVPSGPDKSNDEGDRIRVCNFCFKQWEQEQIAAVKQILPVLSPSLSEASLFSTKSTITINSVSIPAASYSTGNYQHMARASNIGPPPPKFSQDKVSHSMQDSHVPEISMSTISNRDDSTLMQFGYYTNRSDDEDEEFGAYCSDSQVQHKQHNNQYFRSDEFDEFDASYKTTISKTIGVNVIPKELSPCAVDHGFTSTLPVTKVEDEPELDNSSDCGAASSIYALETADTNSVDFEMNDYFWIPPEPEDKEDELETDLFDDDDDDDEPVSDGGRCYLQSSSSFGSGEFRSRDRSTEEHKKVMKNVVDGHFRALISQLLQVENITLEEGDDMGWLEIVTSVSWEAANFLRPDTSQGGGMDPGGYVKVKCLASGHRSESTVVKGVVCKKNVAHRRMTSRIEKPRLLLLAGALEYHRVTNQLSSIDTLLQQETDHLKMAVAKIVAQKPNLLLVENTVSRYAQDLLLEKNISLVLNIKQSLLQRIARCTGAQIVPSIDLLPSQKLGYCELFHVDKHIEHSVTSGNKTKKTLKNMMFFEGCAKPLGCTVLLKGGSMDELKKIKHVVQYGIFAAYHLALETSFLADEGATLPEFPLRSPLTVTLPDKRSTVDNSISMVPGFTINISNSRQATDSFEHLGTDNVISTDPGGTAVVEPPVDSDCLTSQKANSHSFGPSCTSGCSFNSRNGDKLEVTATADSVSMSSITTHDVPTDPSHIYSTVGKKCVYSGDYHADYSTSSDGKTVRADSINTNNHQSTSQVSTNITNYSNLKEPLEGSNALPNVRIVNANNLLAVQPMSSPAVQNQETSQGNDITSNKTEIVPSDHQSILVSLSIRCVWKRSICERSQLLRIKYYGNFDKPLGRFLRDYLFDQGYQCRSCDKPPEAHVHCYTHRQGSLTISVRKLTDVVLPGERDGKIWMWHRCLKCPWSDGFPPATHRIVMSDAAWGLSLGKFLELSFSNHAAASRVASCGHSLHRDCLRFYGFGKMVACFRYAPINVHSVHVPPHKLYFTHQPLDWIQKEVNEVIDRAKVLFDEVSRTLHLISEKKAHSSSLNVECTNYIAELEGMFRKEKLEFEGCLNKVLKKEVPKCQPDILEINRLRRQLLFHSYLWDQRLLFAARSDRNRYELSNTRQGDKETIHSVDSVADPNVREQLQSENSGSVAANKDVKYAENLQVSICGQNCSGVDPSNSYCNLDQRIPTSESDFLQRNIQTPLYTSVSVNGDSVPFEPDLVARRTLSEGQFPSLLDVSNALDAKWTGENDPVTSKITLPDSTASSEDSEEHISDTTPSYASVLLNKLGDSAEDHSNWIGMPFLQLYRSLNKKWSRSKRFDALIEYTPVYISFLRAVERQIGPKFLFPIGINDTVIGVYDDEPTSIISYALASHEYHLQLSDELEREATDNSPPLCDSRSVSLTESVDETTSELLRSVVSTDDNIVSIPGSKNPSTSDPLVYGKVTHIKVNFGDEGPLEQVKYTVICYYAKQFDALRRICCPSERDFVRSLSRCKKWGAQGGKSNVFFAKSLDDRFIIKQVTKTELESFMKFAPDYFKYLSESIGTGSPTCIAKILGIYQVKSLKGGKEVRMDVLAMENLLFERRVTRLYDLKGSTRSRYNPDSNGSDKVLLDENLLEAMPTSPIFVGNKAKRLLERAVWNDTAFLASIDVMDYSLLVGVDEKKHELVMGIIDFMRQYTWDKHLETWVKASGILGGPKNVSPTVISPKQYKKRFRKAMSAYFLVVPDQWSPAAIIPSKQVADSGQDSDQFVCTGSSSTLDR
- the LOC123448528 gene encoding 1-phosphatidylinositol-3-phosphate 5-kinase FAB1B-like isoform X3 codes for the protein MEASDRTFADVVKLLTSWLPRRSKPDNVSRDFWMPDHSCRVCYDCDAQFTIFNRRHHCRRCGRIFCGKCTGNSVPVPSGPDKSNDEGDRIRVCNFCFKQWEQEQIAAVKQILPVLSPSLSEASLFSTKSTITINSVSIPAASYSTGNYQHMARASNIGPPPPKFSQDKVSHSMQDSHVPEISMSTISNRDDSTLMQFGYYTNRSDDEDEEFGAYCSDSQVQHKQHNNQYFRSDEFDEFDASYKTTISKTIGVNVIPKELSPCAVDHGFTSTLPVTKVEDEPELDNSSDCGAASSIYALETADTNSVDFEMNDYFWIPPEPEDKEDELETDLFDDDDDDDEPVSDGGRCYLQSSSSFGSGEFRSRDRSTEEHKKVMKNVVDGHFRALISQLLQVENITLEEGDDMGWLEIVTSVSWEAANFLRPDTSQGGGMDPGGYVKVKCLASGHRSESTVVKGVVCKKNVAHRRMTSRIEKPRLLLLAGALEYHRVTNQLSSIDTLLQQVLLKGGSMDELKKIKHVVQYGIFAAYHLALETSFLADEGATLPEFPLRSPLTVTLPDKRSTVDNSISMVPGFTINISNSRQATDSFEHLGTDNVISTDPGGTAVVEPPVDSDCLTSQKANSHSFGPSCTSGCSFNSRNGDKLEVTATADSVSMSSITTHDVPTDPSHIYSTVGKKCVYSGDYHADYSTSSDGKTVRADSINTNNHQSTSQVSTNITNYSNLKEPLEGSNALPNVRIVNANNLLAVQPMSSPAVQNQETSQGNDITSNKTEIVPSDHQSILVSLSIRCVWKRSICERSQLLRIKYYGNFDKPLGRFLRDYLFDQGYQCRSCDKPPEAHVHCYTHRQGSLTISVRKLTDVVLPGERDGKIWMWHRCLKCPWSDGFPPATHRIVMSDAAWGLSLGKFLELSFSNHAAASRVASCGHSLHRDCLRFYGFGKMVACFRYAPINVHSVHVPPHKLYFTHQPLDWIQKEVNEVIDRAKVLFDEVSRTLHLISEKKAHSSSLNVECTNYIAELEGMFRKEKLEFEGCLNKVLKKEVPKCQPDILEINRLRRQLLFHSYLWDQRLLFAARSDRNRYELSNTRQGDKETIHSVDSVADPNVREQLQSENSGSVAANKDVKYAENLQVSICGQNCSGVDPSNSYCNLDQRIPTSESDFLQRNIQTPLYTSVSVNGDSVPFEPDLVARRTLSEGQFPSLLDVSNALDAKWTGENDPVTSKITLPDSTASSEDSEEHISDTTPSYASVLLNKLGDSAEDHSNWIGMPFLQLYRSLNKKWSRSKRFDALIEYTPVYISFLRAVERQIGPKFLFPIGINDTVIGVYDDEPTSIISYALASHEYHLQLSDELEREATDNSPPLCDSRSVSLTESVDETTSELLRSVVSTDDNIVSIPGSKNPSTSDPLVYGKVTHIKVNFGDEGPLEQVKYTVICYYAKQFDALRRICCPSERDFVRSLSRCKKWGAQGGKSNVFFAKSLDDRFIIKQVTKTELESFMKFAPDYFKYLSESIGTGSPTCIAKILGIYQVKSLKGGKEVRMDVLAMENLLFERRVTRLYDLKGSTRSRYNPDSNGSDKVLLDENLLEAMPTSPIFVGNKAKRLLERAVWNDTAFLASIDVMDYSLLVGVDEKKHELVMGIIDFMRQYTWDKHLETWVKASGILGGPKNVSPTVISPKQYKKRFRKAMSAYFLVVPDQWSPAAIIPSKQVADSGQDSDQFVCTGSSSTLDR
- the LOC123448528 gene encoding 1-phosphatidylinositol-3-phosphate 5-kinase FAB1B-like isoform X2 — encoded protein: MEASDRTFADVVKLLTSWLPRRSKPDNVSRDFWMPDHSCRVCYDCDAQFTIFNRRHHCRRCGRIFCGKCTGNSVPVPSGPDKSNDEGDRIRVCNFCFKQWEQEQIAAVKQILPVLSPSLSEASLFSTKSTITINSVSIPAASYSTGNYQHMARASNIGPPPPKFSQDKVSHSMQDSHVPEISMSTISNRDDSTLMQFGYYTNRSDDEDEEFGAYCSDSQVQHKQHNNQYFRSDEFDEFDASYKTTISKTIGVNVIPKELSPCAVDHGFTSTLPVTKVEDEPELDNSSDCGAASSIYALETADTNSVDFEMNDYFWIPPEPEDKEDELETDLFDDDDDDDEPVSDGGRCYLQSSSSFGSGEFRSRDRSTEEHKKVMKNVVDGHFRALISQLLQVENITLEEGDDMGWLEIVTSVSWEAANFLRPDTSQGGGMDPGGYVKVKCLASGHRSESTVVKGVVCKKNVAHRRMTSRIEKPRLLLLAGALEYHRVTNQLSSIDTLLQQETDHLKMAVAKIVAQKPNLLLVENTVSRYAQDLLLEKNISLVLNIKQSLLQRIARCTGAQIVPSIDLLPSQKLGYCELFHVDKHIEHSVTSGNKTKKTLKNMMFFEGCAKPLGCTVLLKGGSMDELKKIKHVVQYGIFAAYHLALETSFLADEGATLPEFPLRSPLTVTLPDKRSTVDNSISMVPGFTINISNSRQATDSFEHLGTDNVISTDPGGTAVVEPPVDSDCLTSQKANSHSFGPSCTSGCSFNSRNGDKLEVTATADSVSMSSITTHDVPTDPSHIYSTVGKKCVYSGDYHADYSTSSDGKTVRADSINTNNHQSTSQVSTNITNYSNLKEPLEGSNALPNVRIVNANNLLAVQPMSSPAVQNQETSQGNDITSNKTEIVPSDHQSILVSLSIRCVWKRSICERSQLLRIKYYGNFDKPLGRFLRDYLFDQGYQCRSCDKPPEAHVHCYTHRQGSLTISVRKLTDVVLPGERDGKIWMWHRCLKCPWSDGFPPATHRIVMSDAAWGLSLGKFLELSFSNHAAASRVASCGHSLHRDCLRFYGFGKMVACFRYAPINVHSVHVPPHKLYFTHQPLDWIQKEVNEVIDRAKVLFDEVSRTLHLISEKKAHSSSLNVECTNYIAELEGMFRKEKLEFEGCLNKVLKKEVPKCQPDILEINRLRRQLLFHSYLWDQRLLFAARSDRNRYELSNTRQGDKETIHSVDSVADPNVREQLQSENSGSVAANKDVKYAENLQVSICGQNCSGVDPSNSYCNLDQRIPTSESDFLQRNIQTPLYTSVSVNGDSVPFEPDLVARRTLSEGQFPSLLDVSNALDAKWTGENDPVTSKITLPDSTASSEDSEEHISDTTPSYASVLLNKLGDSAEDHSNWIGMPFLQLYRSLNKKWSRSKRFDALIEYTPVYISFLRAVERQIGPKFLFPIGINDTVIGVYDDEPTSIISYALASHEYHLQLSDELEREATDNSPPLCDSRSVSLTESVDETTSELLRSVVSTDDNIVSIPGSKNPSTSDPLVYGKVTHIKVNFGDEGPLEQVKYTVICYYAKQFDALRRICCPSERDFVRSLSRCKKWGAQGGKSNVFFAKSLDDRFIIKQVTKTELESFMKFAPDYFKYLSESIGTGSPTCIAKILGIYQSIDVMDYSLLVGVDEKKHELVMGIIDFMRQYTWDKHLETWVKASGILGGPKNVSPTVISPKQYKKRFRKAMSAYFLVVPDQWSPAAIIPSKQVADSGQDSDQFVCTGSSSTLDR